A segment of the Synergistaceae bacterium genome:
GCATGGCCTGGTTACTAGCAATGACTGTTTTGCCTGTCTTTTTTTCTATTTCTTCAACCATTTCCATAAATCGTGGAGCACCACAGGAAAGAAGGATAGTGTCTGCTTCGGGCCTGTCCAAGGC
Coding sequences within it:
- a CDS encoding arylmalonate decarboxylase, translating into ALDRPEADTILLSCGAPRFMEMVEEIEKKTGKTVIASNQAMLWNTLRMAGINDKIEGLGRLFREH